atcataatgtaaaaagtaaaattggaggtagaaaggttatacacggccaagcaagagaagtgcttcccattttatgaaacgggaagcagaaaaccaacacacttataaatttgaagaaagttcaacagcgtgtcgtagagggaactggaatttctgaaagtacgctgagacgaattttgaaggaggaaaaaaataagtccaattggcaattcttttagtacgcccaacaaagtaagaaaacgcaaacatactaaaagtaatctggacaattttgatttgggtgtagttcgaagaacaataaataattttcatctacaacggggttttattatgttaactattgcgtgtggatcgttggcgttattgttattttaagtatacatcattaaattaacttaatacaagttggtagataaaactgagttttttcttattctactgtgtatattgacaaattagtttaaccagttttatattaatttttaatttagcagctaggctatgtcagttgaaaattttgtagtgtataaattgtatctactatcgtaaatcctgaagcttagacggttagtatatgataaattgaatttttaatgactaacaaagcgtaacaattacaattctgaactgttgtcgtcgttggagatcaagaataatataaattcctaccctttcccaatttatgagaaccctttcttaccaccaggtatctctactgcgaactcattaagaagggtgagctatgaacacaatttcggcagaacatagtcattgttaagatcacgtacatccggtccccaatatttccaagatttcctgtattgaattccccatcataaaagtccgtcgccgtaacttcaaaagagtctagaaatgttcaaatattctcaaggtctcctatactaaattgctcatcataaaagaccaccgtggtaagaacataagggtctagaaatgttggcaaacgctagaatattcggctcccgccaccactatgagccgggagccgaaaactctcagtagggttagtagcaccgaattccctcccctactttagattgtgcccccacgcgctcaactcctccactcctcacgcgcatcccacccggtcatgctataacttccctagagtaccgGTGAAGTTCTGTCTCAGTGATAGTGTGAATTGAGAATTCTGTGTTAACCGTATAGTCATTGTCATCAACGACAGGTGGACCGCTCGAGTCAATAGCCCGAGCTAAATTGTAACCTActtgtgcaaaataattattaaattcttcagccACCTGTCGACACTGCAGTTTCACGTCAGAGTCCGAGTTCATGGTTTTATCACCTGTAATTGTGTAATGgggaaactgtttttttattcacCCTCCcagataattcatttattatttgccaAAAAAGTTTCGGATTATTCTTTCTTAATTTGTACAGCTTATTACGTTTTTAGAGCCTATACAAAATACTTGAATTTATTCATGGGAAAAGAGATTTTGCTTTAAGTAATTTATGCTTTTTAATAACTACCTGACTGTCCTCAATCGTTTTTTTTgaaagtatagtaaaaaaattcgTAACTGATATTAACTTCACTTGAGTACAAACAATCATCCCATTTAActtcctttaattttaaatttaataaataaaaatcacatagagttcttttttttaaaactttactagctactgtatttaacctttttaaatttagaccCGCAGTCCAGCTTAAGGCCAAGCAAACAGTGATCGGTGATTCCCATATCAAAAAAAAGCACTTTCAAAAGAATCTACATTAGTGTGGACGAACGAAAATATGATCCAAAATTGAACGCGAATTGTGAGTAATTCTTGTTGGATTGTTAATTAGCGAAATTAAGCCgttattattcaacaaatttcTATAGTCTTGTACATATTTACagttagataaaaataaatttatatttatatctccaaTGAATACaatatgattattaatatattgaaattttgttcTCGAGTTCAGTAATAAAATCACTTTCAGAGTGGCTGTGCAAAcgatataaacaaaaaagtttaaaataagccCGCTAATAACttatgtttagtaataatacatAAGCTGTTATCATATTTATATCAATCTGATCAACAATAATACTATCACTAACATAAACACATTACACCACCTGCTCTGTAgttgttattacaattaaaaaacatattataaccaGGTAGCTTATACAAACTCATTTCATCTTCATTTATCCAGATTTCGCTTATCACTACaaagtttattctattttttaaactGGCTTATCTCAGCAAGAAAGCTATTGAAATTTGCTCTCATACTCCTAATATTAGCGTATAATAGtgtaaaaaaatcatcattagtttcagaataataaaaagaatttagattatatttatatatttgtgaattCATGAACATTAATTAAAAACGACCCTACAACATTTTATGTAAGaatttattttgagtatatattatttccctaaaaatacgaaaaatgtagaaaaaaataaatttttaatttttacaaatactattttgtggagtataaagtatttttatttaatgttctcaATGTCAGCCAAGGTACTTACTTTTTTGAACTTTAGAGTCAGCATTTTCTTGATGAAAAATGTTCCGTCTCTGCATCACACAAACACGTAACCCACCTCCTGACACTTCTGTTTGAGCTTGGCAAGAAACTGCTTGTTCTCCGGAGCCAGATGATCATTCACATACACCTTGTTAGGAGGAAAAAGCCTTGTTGATCTTGTCTGCTGTCAGGTGAGCGTTTCTACGTCGAGCTTCCCGGAACTTGGCGAGGAGATCTTCTTTTACAGCTCTGTCGTGGAACTTCACCACCACAGCGGGTGCACGGGCCTTGCTGAAGGATGGGATCCTGTGAGCAGCTGCAATTTGAGCAGGTAGTATCTCCACTCCCAAAGCACTTCCCAGGTCCTTCACTATGTCGTTCACATGTTCATTCGGGTGTGGTCGGAATTCCGCTGATCTCAATGTTATTTTTGCGGCTGTACTGCTCCAAGTTCCTCATTCTCTCTTGCAGATCTACAACTTCTTTCTTCAGTGTTACATTTTGCTGACGTAAACCCTCGTTCTCTTTCTTGATCAAAGCCAGCTCCTTCCTGATCTCGTCCATCAACTTATTGGAAGCATCAACCTTGTCTGACAAAAACTGCATTGATATTGTCATCTCACCCATTTCATTTCTAACAGATTTAAACTCGTTAAACATGTCCTTCTTAAACTCCTCTAAAACACGGAGAAGGAAGTCCTGCGTTAGGGCTGTGCTCGTGGATGAGGATGATTTGTTACTGGAGGTCTTCTGACGACAGTCTGAACACTTCCAGTTCTTCACAGACCTTGTTGTTACTCCATCACTCTCGGTCTTAACACAAAACACCGTGGAAGAAACGATTACACCCTCCGGTACACTTAATATCACTACCCTCATTAATTGGGGCACTACAAACGCCACAGGTAgacatttagaaaagaaaatgtaaaagaaacactttaaaaattaaaagttttcctTGCAACAGTAACTCGTGCACGATACAACGATGCACGCCCAATCACGTTAAACCTGTACACACGGAGCGATAAGCGAGTGGTCTTATCTGCTCGGCTGCCTGAGCTGGACTGATGtcatggtgtgtgtgtgtgtgtgtgtgtgtgtgtgtgtgtgtgtgtgtgtgtgtgtgtgtgtgtgtgtgtgtgtgtgtgtgtgtgtgtgtgtgtgcgcgtgtgcgtgcgtgtgtgtgtaacAATCCACTGAAacaattgaatgttttttttctacttttttaattgCCATTGGAAATTGTTACAGAATAATACGTGTCTATTGAATTTCGTAAATTGTGCGATTCAAGCGTGAACTTATATTTCATTCTAAAAAGTAAAAGTGGATTTAAACAACAATTACAGTAACCTTATGGAATCAATCTTTCATAGAGTTAATAGCTTTATTTGTATTATCACCTAGATAAAAAAAGAGGGAAATTTCTCTGTTCTCTGGTAGGTAGCAAGAGAAAGGAGACTTAGTGActtgttatgtaaaaatataatttgacatacAGATAAttgatgttatattatataatagtattatggATTAATGGAATGAACCCGTTGTACAGTTACTGTTACTTCTCGAATATACTGTCTGTTTGTAAcgataaaaaaacacacacacgcgcacgcacgcacgaacccacgcacgcacgcacgaacgcacgcacacacacacacacacacacacacgaaacaaaaaagaaatattgttaatttcaaaattgtaaattgaTATGAGATATTATAACAGGGCACGTGAATTCGAATTATTTCATGCATTATGAATGGAGGGAGAGTGAAtttatacttgttttaaaaaacaaataagaaatgaATGAACAAGATCCGATAAGGTGTTGGACGTTGgtgtagtttaattaatatagaaaCGAAATGTAAAGTAGCCACGACAGGTAATAAAATATCGATGGTACGACTTTGTAGTGTTTGATATGATGTTAATGTGATTAGAACTGTGATAATCGATGAAAGgagtaaatatagtaaaatatgaaaaataaaaatgttagtagaTGCTGCGTTACATAAATGAATCTAGGGCTTATTGATAAATTGAACACGTTTAGAAATGAGATTAACAATAATAAACGGAATCTGGATTATCAGTTGTGACACAGTATTTAATGTCTTATATAATAGAATGTAggatatgtattatatataaacagaGTGTTTGGCAGCAGATGACATGTATAACGAATTGAATAACCCCCGCTGCCCGTCAGAATGTTCAGGCTGATCCGCAGCTATCTCCAGCATCGGACCTTCTCCATCAGCGTTGCCAGCTCCAAGTCCACTTCACGACCAGTCTCATCTGGTGttgccacagggatcagtgctcggcccgatcctgtacctgtggtacacaaacgactttcctgGAGAGTCCAGCTGTCGCTCTACGCTGATGCCGCTCTCCTCACGGCCACCTCCGCCAACCTAAGGATGGCCGGTGTCTACATGCAGCGGCAGCTGAATCTACTGGAGCACTGGCTGCAGAGATGGAGGATAAAAGTCAACGCTGACAAGTGTGAGGCCACCAACTTCACTAGAAGTCCGAGGCAAGCGGACAGCCGACATCTGTCTCTCAACAGTGACAACATCCCTTGGAGGACAActgtcaagtacctgggggtactcctggacagAAGACTTACACTGACTCCCCACGTGACAACATTGTGCAGCCTAGCGAGGAAGGGCTTTgccagcatcggccccctgctctaCTCCACGAAGCTTCCGATCAAGAcaaaggtcctgctctacacggcccTGGTGCGACCGGTGATCACCTACGCGGCTCCTGCATGGTACCATCTCACCTGCAAAGACTGCCAGAAAACAGCTGCTCGCAGTCCAGAGCAGCTGTCTTCGGAGAGCCGCTGAGTCGCCCTGGTTCATCAGGAATTCCGTCGTCAGAGCATCATCCACCATTCCTACCATCAGGACCTTTGTGGATGGCCTAACAAGCTGCAACAGGCCTAACAAGATAAGAAGCTGCGGAGTCCTCGCCCTGGGAGCACATCCGACTACTACGGGCCCAGGAGGTCCCCCCGTCTACGTCCTCCAATGGATGACTAAACTTCACTACACTGACTACACTATTACTCTACTGAACTGACAGGTAGCAATAGCTACTAGGGCTCTGACCCGTACTGACGTAAGGCAAGTGCCTACCGGCAGACGCCTTAACAgaagtgggggatccaccccACCCCACAGTCACAACCTGCCTGCCTGCCGAAAACTCTCATTTAGCTAGACAAGCTGACGTTATGGCACGTACCAAGCAGACCGCTCGTAAGTCCACCGGAGGCAAGGCGCCCAGGAAGCAGTTGGCCACAAAGGCCGCCCGTAAGAGCGCGCCGGCCACAGGAGGCGTCAAGAAGCCTCACCTTTACAGGCCCGGCACCGTCGCCCTGCGTGAGATCAGGCGTTACCAGAAGAGCACCGAACTGCTGATCCGCAAGTTACCGTTCCAGCGTCTCGTCCGCGAGATCGCCCAGGACTTTAAGACCGACCTGCGTTTCCAGAGCTCCGCCGTCATGGCACTGCAGGAGGCCAGCGAGGCTTACCTGGCAGGACTCTTCGAAGACACCAACTTGTGCGCCATCCACGCCAAGAGAGTCACCATCATGCCCAAGGACATCCAGCTGGCGCGCCGCATCCGCGGAGAACGAGCCTAAGTCACAAGCGTGCACTGCCGTTCTCGTTTGcctaaaataaaacgtatttgtTTGTTCACAACAAAGGCTTTCTGGATTTTAGCTTAGCACGCCTGTGTTGAATATGTTCCTTGTCAATGTATGTAACTTACGTGCTGTCCGTTCTTAGGGATAGAGGACGTAGATCTGCGAAGATAGCGTGTCGAGTTTGTTTCGAGGACTTCCAGACAACCATCCACTTCTTGACAGAGCCTCAGAGCAATTTTGCACAACTCTAGATTAGTTCGTGTAACGACTAGAAACCGCCTAAAACCTGGCGATTTCTTCATTTAATTATactctaaaatattcaaaatggctGACCAGTGCAGCTTTTTCTCCTAAACTCTGTAGCGCTTAAACAAGAGGTCGGACCTCAAAACCAACCGCAGAATCGAAAGacagaatttaattttctacaaGCGGTCTACAAGTACCAGTCCACTTTTTTTCGTATCTCTTGCGGTTACGTCCCAAAACGGCTACAAAGTAAAAAGTGTTCGTTAAGTCTGGAAAATCGAGAAAGTTAACTCCCTGGCATAAACTAATCTTGGACCTAACTTATCACCAAATTATTCTTCAAGCCAAATTTTGGTAACACGTCACTTAAGGGGCCTGGAGGCATCGTAGCATAGACGTAAAAAAGTAGCAAATTCTTAAAAGAGCTAAACGGCgcagtcttttctcccaagctcaagcatttatataatattgataaaacaaaattcagaggaaaattaaaatataagcgCTGAACTCATCACTTCAAATTGCAGCCCGTTCTTTGTGATGGTGGTGGGGGAACCTACCTCTTGCCATCCCCACTACTGTGACCGGGGATGACTGCATGCTACCTGAGGCGGTTGGACACAGACCCCGTCAGTTGCCCGTTTGTCAGTATCCAGGTTGACAGTGTTTGAGTAGCGTTCTTGTTTTCAAGAAAGTGTACACTTTTTAAAGATATCTTGTTATTTGAAGACTGTAGTTTACACAgtgtttttatagaattataaggCAGTGTTTATATCCAGAGGAATTTAGAGACTCGTTGTGACTTTGAGGGGGAAACTTCCATACCCGCTGACCTGTAGGATCATAGAAATTTTTCTAGTTCTGAACATCTTCAACAAATAGTAAGtactatttactttacttttctgaGTTTTAATTGCCAAGACAAACATTGCATCAGTATTTTATGTGAAGTTTGACTTAAAAAGTCATATTTACAAGATCActaattttaaggtatttttacaGAATCATGGGCCGACGCAAGAGTAACAGAAAGCCTCCTCCAAAAAGAAAGGCGGTTGAGCCCTTGCCAGTGGAGTTCAACTGCCCATTCTGCAATCACGAGGGATCGTGTGATGTGACGATGTAAGTGTTGCCATTAGTTTGTTGCTCTATATGATATTGTACTCTAGTTAGTATTTGGCGCGTGCaagatatttaaagtatatacgatccttttccaatatttttgcATGTAACTGAACATGTGGCTGGCATTTCTCAAACAAACATACATACGAGTAGAAATCCAGTGAATCACATTCTTAGTTATGTCACCATAAAGCAAAATTAAGCGTACTAGATTATctatatagaaacaataaaaatagatgtCAATAACTTTCTCTAATtatcatttctattttattagaaaaaagacGACCAGTTCCAAAACGCAATGGATTCTCGTTTGcctaaaataaaacgtatttgtTTGTTCACAACAAAGGCTTTCTGGATTTTAGCTTAGCACGCCTGTGTTGAATATGTTCCTTGTCAATGTATGTAACTTACGTGCTGTCCGTTCTTAGGGATAGAGGACGTAGATATGCGAAGATAGCGTGTCGAGTTTGTTTCGAGGACTTCCAGACAACCATCCACTTCTTGACAGAGCCTATTGATGTCTACAATGATTGGATAGACGCGTGTGAGACTGCCAACTGAATCCCCACTGCGTATGCATTGCGGTAAGAGacctaaattaaattagatatagaTAATATTATGGCAATTATAATTTCTGTGAAATCAACCGTATATTTATTTTGGAACCGTTAAAAAACAGAGAAATAGACTTTTACAGCTGAAAATGATatgcagtttaatttaaaatgttgaattagtGTATGCTTACACTATTATTTGAATATAGTATATGTGGTTAGAACTGTTTTGGGCCcaactaaaacataatatcttACTAAAGTGCCGTAACGCACAATATAACAACATGCAACAGTTGTAAAACATGTAGATATAACGAGACTAACAGTttttggcttttgttttaggttctGGTTTGTAACTGAAGAATGAAAATTATCAATAAGGGCAgttttgtatcttttttattaataaaatattgcatgtatTGTATAGTTATGGCTTGATACggataaaaattgtattcacatttatattgcatagattaatttgtaaatatattttatgttatacgcatgtgtttgtatgaaattttattttgtatctaccTTATTccgtttaaatatttgaaacataaatttacaacGATTTTCTTAATTGAGATATTGTAGAAGCTCCCTTATAAACCAATCCTTAAATGTAAGCATCCAGCAGAAACCATTGGAGAAGAAGCAGGAAATTCCCGTAGAGGAGCAATATTTTCGGAATCCCACTAATTGTACAACTGTCTTCGCCGTGACACCCTGCCGGCAGGCAATAAGTCAATAATGTTTTTTGCGGCTTATAATACAAGGGACGGCGCTAACTAGCGAGTCCAAGAACTGTCAAACAGTTGATCCTCAAGGGTATCCGTGAAGGAGGTGTCCATTGTCCACCCCAGACATTGCGGTACCACGGTCGACGCGACGGTCGCATGACTACCTGACGCCATCCACCTTAAATTTTGCTCTACATCTTTACCAAAGACATTTCGGTTTAGCGAAATACCACCTCTCTTGAATAACTTTTATTCACCACTGTTCAGTTTATAATAAGGTCCAGATAAGTGGCATTAGCTGAATAATATGAgcgtataattttttaatgcaacgGCTATGTATTACATAAATGGAAAATTCTATATCAAAACTTGaacaatataattcaatattaatatttcaaagagttaaaggactgtatctaaaataataatttttgtcatatctTACAAGGGTTAGAGTCtactgtttgtaatattaattgaaaaaagcaatgtaaaaatccACCgatacaatgttttttaagtatatttgtgtGGAATTAATTGTGACCTTTTAAGTGCTGAATATTAGGATATTtacagtgtttttttaatatgagtGTAAATTTTTATACCGAATTCTACGAACACAAAAGCAATAGGAGAGATGAtacctttattatttacaaaaataggacttgaaaatattgaattggttttttatttatccGCAACAAACTTAACCACGTGTGAAAACTCCtagtaaactgttatttaaagaCTGCAATAAAACCGGCAATCTTTAATTTTTAGTGGTAAAACACTATTTCAGTACCAAATAGCACGGTGAGTCGGAAACCATAATGCGAGATGTTTTTCGAGAG
The Homalodisca vitripennis isolate AUS2020 unplaced genomic scaffold, UT_GWSS_2.1 ScUCBcl_4150;HRSCAF=10156, whole genome shotgun sequence genome window above contains:
- the LOC124372835 gene encoding transcription elongation factor 1 homolog; translation: MGRRKSNRKPPPKRKAVEPLPVEFNCPFCNHEGSCDVTMDRGRRYAKIACRVCFEDFQTTIHFLTEPIDVYNDWIDACETAN
- the LOC124372839 gene encoding histone H3-like, translating into MARTKQTARKSTGGKAPRKQLATKAARKSAPATGGVKKPHLYRPGTVALREIRRYQKSTELLIRKLPFQRLVREIAQDFKTDLRFQSSAVMALQEASEAYLAGLFEDTNLCAIHAKRVTIMPKDIQLARRIRGERA